The Ooceraea biroi isolate clonal line C1 chromosome 1, Obir_v5.4, whole genome shotgun sequence genome has a window encoding:
- the LOC105283484 gene encoding uncharacterized protein LOC105283484: MHVACKCLNISIRSRGAELQGVNVELTDLERADAFFHEDLASIPELETITKEQPGLVEIRNVGSWIVHRCYNCSMYTHAVHREYGAALVLINSNIALCSEEINRLKSNPDYSPVFRIIINHNLEDLDDYLQQSNKFSVSQLPNTVQVTLSELQRQLEEAVQRQTSVIEDKIRAFTTEQYQLLEKFRERTHNEHRLLSKLVYRGEETNRVTNNIETPPTTPDNYQNALTTSVANTTNLRSNVTSSDTKTSIGSCSKHETTVRHSSKDSINRENSTRKKNPSACIKESISLDAETLFPFEGIEDVDAGSQSFLWSSEEGSDTDDADQNEEIRMPKGQRDSHTTLAKSLPVTVPAFTSIIRRTMQDQDDDQLPNDPLDPHNIRASIKALAKSVHGDTVFGDLPRPRFSTQI, encoded by the exons ATGCACGTCGCTTGCAAGTGTCTAAACATTTCCATCAGGTCCAGGGGCGCCGAGCTACAAGGAGTCAATGTTGAACTAACTGACCTAGAGCGCGCCGATGCTTTCTTTCACGAG GATCTGGCAAGCATACCAGAATTGGAAACTATTACTAAAGAACAACCAGGGTTAGTGGAGATAAGAAATGTCGGATCTTGGATCGTACATCGTTGTTACAATTGCTCAATGTATACTCATGCAGTCCACAGGGAATATGGTGCCGCTTTAGTTCTCATTAATAGCAATATTGCC CTATGTTCGGAGGAGATAAATAGATTAAAATCTAATCCAGATTACAGTCCAGtatttagaataataattaatcacaaTTTGGAAGATCTGGACGACTATCTACAGCaatctaataaattttccG ttTCGCAATTACCTAACACAGTTCAGGTGACCCTAAGTGAATTGCAACGGCAGCTGGAAGAAGCCGTGCAACGTCAGACATCGGTGATAGAGGATAAAATACGTGCATTTACCACGGAGCAGTATCAGCTGCTGGAGAAGTTTCGCGAAAGAACGCATAACGAGCATAGACTGTTGtcaaa ATTAGTGTATAGAGGAGAGGAGACGAATAGAGTAACCAATAACATAGAAACCCCACCGACAACTCCCGACAACTATCAAAATGCCTTGACTACCTCCGTAGCTAATACGACGAATCTGAGGTCCAATGTAACGTCTAGCGATACGAAAACTTCTATTGGCTCATGCTCCAAACATGAGACAACAGTTAGACATTCATCCAAAGATTCTATTAAC AGAGAAAATAGTACGAGGAAGAAGAATCCATCTGCTTGCATTAAGGAATCGATTAGTCTCGATGCAGAAACGTTGTTTCCTTTCGAAGGAATAGAGGATGTAGATGCAGGCAGCCAATCGTTTCTCTGGTCTTCGGAGGAGGGATCCGATACCGATG ATGCCGATCAGAATGAAGAGATCCGCATGCCCAAAGGTCAACGGGACAGTCATACTACGCTAGCTAAATCGCTTCCAGTTACCGTACCTGCTTTCACTTCGATTATTCGTCGTACAATGCAGGACCAAGACGACGATCAG ttGCCAAATGACCCGCTAGATCCGCACAATATTCGAGCTTCGATTAAAGCTTTAGCCAAGAGCGTCCATGGTGATACGGTATTCGGAGATTTACCACGACCCCGATTTTCTACTCAGATCTGA
- the LOC105283483 gene encoding eukaryotic translation initiation factor 3 subunit M, with translation MQVPPIFMESPLDDQAQELRVYFKSLGAEISEEKSPKGIEDDLHKIIGVCEACFKEGNENEIETVLNDIVSIMILIPTERAENLILAFCEKLVKAPGYKLGLVCLKALWLLFQSLADDSPMRYHVYYHLVQIARNVDQVKAVYSGIDQLKQQFASFPPSNEQMQKLLRLLHEVLLSCKQGEQAAAVMVELLGTYTAENASAAREDAQRCILAALADPNTFLLDPLLALKPVRFLEGELIHDLLLVFVQDKLPAYLHFYQHHREFVEHQLGLNHEQNMKKMRLLTFMQLAETNPEMSFDTIQEELQIGESEVESFIIDVLKTKLVRARMDQAGRKVLISSTMHRTFGRPQWMQLRDLLVSWKANLSAVQDGMKTVAAAQIELAAKNKATLAH, from the exons ATGCAAGTACCGCCAATTTTCATGGAATCGCCGTTGGACGATCAG GCGCAAGAACTAAGGGTATATTTTAAAAGTCTTGGCGCAGAAATTAGCGAGGAAAAATCTCCTAAAGGCATAGAGGACGATTTACATAAGATTATTGGAGTGTGTGAAGCATGTTTCAAAGAGGGTAATGAAAATGAGATAGAAACAGTGTTGAATGATATTGTTTCTATCATGATCTTG atACCTACAGAACGTGCAGAGAATTTAATTCTAGCATTCTGTGAGAAGCTCGTAAAAGCGCCTGGATACAAACTTGGATTGGTGTGTTTAAAAGC TTTGTGGCTGCTGTTTCAATCCCTTGCCGATGATTCTCCGATGAGATATCATGTTTATTACCATCTGGTGCAAATAGCCCGCAATGTCGATCAAGTCAAGGCTGTGTACAGCGGAATAGATCAATTGAAACAGCAATTTGCTTCCTTTCCGCCATCAAACGAACAGATGCAAAAATTGTTGCGTTTGTTACATGAGGTTCTGTTGAGTTGCAAACAAGG AGAACAAGCGGCGGCAGTAATGGTCGAGCTGTTAGGCACTTACACGGCAGAAAATGCTTCCGCAGCAAGGGAAGACGCGCAACGCTGTATATTAGCTGCATTAGCGGATCCAAATACATTTTTACTGGATCCGCTTCTGGCTTTAAAACCCGTGAGATTCTTGGAGGGCGAACTAATACACGATTTACTCCTCGTGTTCGTGCAAGATAAATTACCAGCGTATCTACATTTCTATCAACATCACAGAGAATTTGTTGAGCATCAGCTTG gATTGAATCATGAGCAAAACATGAAAAAGATGAGATTATTGACCTTTATGCAACTCGCGGAGACAAATCCAGAAATGTCCTTTGATACGATACAAGAGGAATTGCAGATTGGTGAATCCGAAGTAGAGAGCTTCATTATTGATG TTTTAAAAACTAAGCTTGTGAGAGCGCGCATGGATCAAGCTGGCCGTAAAGTGTTAATTTCGAGTACGATGCACAGAACGTTCGGTCGTCCTCAGTGGATGCAGTTGCGCGATTTGCTCGTATCATGGAAAGCCAATCTCTCGGCCGTTCAAGATGGCATGAAAACCGTAGCTGCTGCGCAAATAGAACTCGCAGCGAAAAATAAGGCTACGCTTGCTCACTGA